AAACAAAGAAAAAAAAGATTGGTGATACTCGCATAATGCGAGCATCGGTTTTGAAAAGAATTATCCGAAGAGTGCTCCGAGACCAGCCATGCCGCTCTCTTCTTCTTCAGCTTTCTCTTCTTCTGCAGGTGCTTCCTCAGCTGCTTCCTCAGCTGCTGCTGCAGGTGCTGCTGCTGCTGGTGCTGCGACTGCTGCGGTTGCCATTGCGTCTGCGATGTCAACGTCCTCGAGTGCTGCGACGAGTGCCTTTGCACGTGCTTCGTTAACGTCTACTCCTGCTGCAGTAAGTACTGCAGTAACTGCTTCTTCTGTAATGTCTTTCTCAGCGTTGTGTAGTAAAAGTGCTGCGTATATGTATTCCATTGTAAATCACCTTTTATGTTATTAGTATTAGTTTTTGATAGTAGTTTATCCAAAGAGTGCTCCAAGACCAGCAGCCATGCCGCCCTCTTCTTCCTCTTCTTTTTCTTCTTCCTTCTCTTCAACGACCTCTTCAGCTGCAGATTCAACTGGTGCTGCGGATGCAGCTGCTCCAAGTGCCTCTTTCAGCTCATCGTCTACTGCGCCTTCATCCTTACCGGATGCTACTGATGCAACAGACAGCATCTCGCACTGTGCCTTGCCAAGCAATGAGCCCATGACATCTGGCTCGAATACTACAGCATTGATACCAAGGTTCTTGGATTCTGCAGCTGCCTTTGCAAGCAATGTGCTGATGTTCTCGGATGTTGGATAGACTGCGTTGACAGACAGGTTGAATGCCTGCTGGCTAGCCTGTACGAAGTCTGCGAAGACCTGCTCCTCGTCAATTGCAAGGACGTCAGGAGTGAAGATAGAACCCTCTTCCATAACTGCTCTTAGATCAAGACCAACTTCAAGTGGATAGATCTCCAGCCTTGTAAGCATGGCTGCGAGCTTCTGGGATACGGCCTCTCCGGCCTTTGCGACCGCGGATGTCTCCCTGACCACAACCTTGCCGCCGTCGATAGCAGCAGGAATGCCTGCAGCCTGCAGGTCACCGAGTATAGGTCCTGGTGGGAAGCTTGTTGGGCCTGCTTCCACAATAATATCATTTGGAGTTACCATTCCGCCTTTGATAGGGGAAGGGCTCTTGCTCTTCTCAAGCAACTTGAAGAGTTTGAAAGGGTTCTGTTCTGTGAATATCAGTGCAGTCTGAACCTCGATAAAATCATCCATCTTCTTGATATCATCGGATGACTCATCAAGTGCTCTCTTAATGAGAGTGTTCCTGGACACCTTCAGGACAGCAACATCCTTAAGGCTCCTTCTCATTGACTGAAGCTGCTTTGCAGGAATGCCACCAATACCCACGACACCTACTAATGGATAGGATTCGATGAGGTTCTTTATGTCCTCAATCTCGTCTTTCTTCCATTTAGGAATATGCTCACTGTGGTGAACTTCTGCCATTATACCAACCTCACAGATTTACCCATCGTGGTTGTAACATAGACCGATTTAAGGTTATGTTTACCTTTTTCGAGTGATTGTTCGATCCTGTACAGAACTGTCTCGATGTTCTCTGCCAGTTTCTCGACATCCATGTCCCTGCGACCGACTGATACGTGGAAGGTAAGTCTGTCTTTTGACCTTATACGAATTGAGTTCTTCGTACTGTTGATAAGATCTGTTACGTTCTTATCAGGTGTTAAAGGTACAGGCATCTTTCCACGAGGACCGAGAATTGCACCGAGGGTCTTACCGATCAGAGGCATGTACTGCACTTCTGAAATGAAGAAATCGCACTCATTTGCAAGACTTCTTGCTCTGGACTTGTCCTCGCCAAGTTCCTTGATATCCTCTTCGGTCAGAACATAGTCTGAACCAGCTTCTTTAGCGTTGAGTCCAACTTCACCCTTTGCAAAAACAGCGATCTTCAGGGATTTACCAAGACCGTTAGGAAGAATGATCTCTTCATCCACACGATTCTTTGGTTGACTCATATCGAGGTTCTTTAAGTTGATTGCCAGATCCACACTTTCGGAGAACTTACGCTCCGGTGATCCTTCGACCAACTCTTTTACCATATTTAATGTAGTCTCTTCTACCATTCTATTCCTCCCGTAGTTAATGAACAAATGTTCAGATACCGGGTCTTAACCCGGCATCCGGCGGGCACACAGCATTGCATGCCAACCGATGCGGCCGCTGCGGCCTACTACGGTTAAAGTAAGGAGATTTTCATCTCAATTACGAGCACTTCAATAATGAAGCAATTATTTTAAACTTATCGGTCAGCCTGAGAGGCCGACCAAATTATTTGGATTTAATATCAGATATCAGTCCAATTACCATGCTTCTGCTGCAAGAGCTTCGTCGAACTGGCCCTCATCAACAGCTTTCTGGCATTCCCTTGGATCAAGACCTTCTACAGTTACGCCCATTGGTACGCAAGTACCCATGACCTCTTTCACTGCAGCCTTGAGGGAATAGGAAAGGATATCATCCTTCTTCATACGAGCGATCTTTGCAGCCTGTGCAATCTTAAGATCGCCAACATTGACGGTACCGGACTCGCCGGAGCCTTTCTCAATGTTAAGTTCCTTAAGGATCAATGCGGATGTTGGTGGTGTTCCCACTTCGATCTCGATGCTCTTGTCATCGTCGACAATTACCTTAACAGGAACCTGCATTCCATTGTAATCTTTAGTTTTTTCGTTGATCTGGTCGATCACATCTTTGATATTTACACCAAGAGGTCCCAATGCCGGACCAAGTGGAGGTCCCGGATTTGCTTTACCTCCAGGAACCAAGGCTTCTACAACACTTGCCATTAGAGATTCACCTTTTTAAATTTTGTAATTTAAGTTTTGTTTATAAATATAAGCATACGTTACGGATCAGGATCATTCCTCTTCCTTACTAAGTATCCGTACAGTATCACCACGTATAGTTATAGGTATTGGTACGACAGCATCGAACAACTCGACCGTGATCTCCTCGTGGCCTTCGTCAACACGCTTGACACGTGCCTTCTCGCCCTTGAAAGGACCGGAAGTTACTTCGATAATTGCACCTTCGACAATACCGGTAACGGTTGGTTTTGGTGTAAGGAAATGTTCGATCTCCGCTATACTGGACTGACCTTTAACAACAGCCCTTGCATGAGGAACTGTCTGTATAGCCTGTTCCACAGCACCAGAATCAGATGATTCCAGAAGTACATATCCTTTAAGTTCATCAGGAGCGATTATTGCCCTGATATCAAGATTGTCCTTCCTGGCAACCTGTGCCAGCATTCCGGCAACTGAGCGCTCTTGATTAGCAGTTGTCTTAACAACAAATATAGCGGCATCTTCAACCATAAAGTTACACCCACTTTGGTACTTCTGTCAGCAGTATATAGATGACAAAGCCAACAAAGCCTATCACTAGGATACCAGCGCCAGCGACCTTGGATATCATGGAGAACTCTTCTCCCGAAGGCTTTTTGGACAATTTCAATACCCTCAGGTATGACTTAAGGACTTGACCGACATTGCGGTTAATCTTAGGCGCTTCAAACATATTATCTGCCAAACTTCTCACAACCAGTTATATTGTATATGATTGATCGGGGTGATCAAATCGGGAATACCAACACCTCGATCATAGTATAAATTAGTAGCGGCGTTTAAATAACGTACTATATAAAATACCTTTCGATTCGATCCCTGCAACTGAGGCATCTCAAATTAAAAAGAGAAGGAGATCACTCCTTTTCATTTTACAAAATCGATACCATATTTTCGGGTAACGTTCTGGGAACTTCCGCTTCCATAGATCTGCGGAGATTTTACACCGGTCACAACAAGCATTGTGCGTACGGAGTGTTCAAGCTCCGGATCAACCTGGGCACCCCAGATCAGTCTTGCGTTAGGATCGATCCTGCTGTAGACTTCCTGTACAACGCTCTCTGCTTCTGCAATGGTCATATCGGGACCACCAACAACGTTCACAAGAGCAGATGTAGCACCGGAGATATCCACATCAAGAAGCGGGCTTCTCAGGGCCTTCTGGACAGATTCCACAGCCTTGTTCTCACCGTCTGCCTCACCAAGACCTATCATTGCCACGCCACCGTTCTGCATGACGGTCCTTACATCAGCAAAGTCAAGGTTCACAAGACCAGGCTTTGTGATAAGTTCGGTAATACCTTTCACAGCCCTCATAAGAACTTCGTCGGATACCTTGAAAGCAGCCTGTAATGGCAACCTTGGAACAACCTCGAGGAGTTTGTCATTAGGAACTACGATAACAGTATCTGCAACGTCCCTGAGCCTTTCAAGTCCTGCCTCGGCATTAGTGCGCCTTACCTGACCTTCAACAGCGAATGGAAGAGTTACCACAGCGATCGTCAGTGCACCTGTATCACGTGCAGCCTCTGCAACAACCGGAGCGGAACCGGTACCGGTACCTCCACCGAGTCCTGCTGTAATGAACACCATGTCAGTGCCATCTACGATCCCACGTACCTCGTCAATGCTTTCAAGTGCAGCATCTTCGCCGATCTGTGGCAGACTGCCAGCACCAAGACCTCTTGTCTTTTTCTTACCGATAAGGATCTTACTCTCGGTAGAAACATTCAAAAGATGTTGTGCATCCGTGTTTATTGCAACAAGCTCTGCGCCCTTGATACCTTCCTGTGCCATGCGCTGAGCACTGTTCGAGCCACCGCCACCGCAACCAATGACCTTGATATTTGTCTGCAGATCTCGTAACATTGCTTCGAGTTCCGCATTGATGTCATTCTGTTGTGGGGCAACGGAACGTATATCCCCCTCTTCTGCAGATCGTGCCAATGCCTCTTCTACTATGGATTTCATAACTTATCCTCCACTATAGCGAAATGATCAAATGTATTATTAGTATTATACAGTACTACTGCAATACACATGTTAGATTTCTATAGAATTTACCACCATTAAATCAAAAGATTGCGTTATTCAGCACAAAACTTTTATTGACCCTCTCACGTACCATCCCTGGCTCGATGATCCTTCCATCTACTGTAACTGGTTCGCCTCCAGCCAGTTTCCCGAACATGGGACCGGGAGGAACTCCCATCTTACGTGCGAGATCGGGGTTGAACCTATCATCCGTAATGCACAATACATTTTCATCGAAAATGTATTCAGTATCATAACGTTCTTTTAGTATTTTAATGCATTCGTTTAGCATAAAAGTAAGGAAACTCTCCGCATCTTGCTTCCAGAAAGTAAAGAACACATTTGAAACAGTTGCATCCCCCAATTCGAAGTACACCATATCCGAACTCTGGAGCACTTTCTTCAAAGCTGCAAGATCAACAGATTTTGTAAGCTTTATCAGCTGAGGGTCCATCTTAACTGTTGTGACGGACACATCATCCAGATCCCATTCATCAGATCGCTCCTCATTAAGCCTTTTCCTGAACCCATCGGAGAACTTCACACGACCTGAAGGATCATGCTCCCTTACCTTGTCCAGAAAGATCCTGAAATCGCCCAGGTGGAGACCTTTCATCTCCATGATGTCACTTTCCCTCAACAGCTCAAGACCTGATGCTTCTGCCAGATCACTGATCTTCTTCCTGTCCTTAGATGACATGGACTTCCTGTCACAGTACACAAGATCAGCACCGGATTTCTCAACTGCCTGCCTGAAAAGTTCCTCGTCCACATGCTGTATCTGGTAATCCGGGAAGTTGTGACCGAATGTCACATCCGAACCGAAAATTAGGTTCGTCTGCCTTGCAGCATAGTGCCCGCCACCAAACCCAAGTACCACAGGACATACCTCCTGCTTTACCCCAAGAATGGCACGTGCAACAATAGCACCTGCATCAGTGTTCACCCATTCGGATTCCGAACTTCCTATCTCCGCATACACCGAAGGAACGCTCAGGTCCGAAGGACCATGGTGTGTTGATTCCATGGATACGTCGAACCCGATATCATCTGCCTTTTCAGACATTGAAAGCAAAATGGAACGCAAAGCAAAAGGAGCGGTCATTGCCAGCTCCCCCGGATTTCCACCAAAATCAGCAGATCCCGGGTTCCCTGTGAAATGGGATGTAAGCAAACGCCTTCCATCCGCACTCCTGTGCTTGGAAGCAAAGACAATGAGATCACATGGCAACCCTGCTTCCTTTAACTTCCTATCGATCCCATCCTGGTAAATATGATGTTCTTTGACCTCAACGATCCGGAAATTTCCACTTTCATAGACCTCGGACACGTCTTCGACCAGAGGCAAAGGAACCTCCGGTTGATCCCATTCCCGTAAATTAAGCAAATGACCTTTTATGTTCTGACCCGCCATATCGACAGTAGAACAGATTATGATTATGTTGGCAGGATTTTCCTTATCGATTGTTTTCTGCATGATCAAAGAGCTCCAATAGTGAGTTGTTTTCTAGTTTCACGCCTCATTTTTAATTAATACCTAACTCACAAACTTTTCACAACAATTAGAATAGCACAACTAATAATCTTTACCGCCTGCATATCGCAGGACATGAAGATCATAACTTCAACATGTCCAATACCCACCTGCTGATACCAGGAGCAACATTTCCGCACCTTCGATAACCTGTAACTTCAAGCCCCATTTCCGAACAGTGGTCGATAACTTCTCCGACATCTTCCCGGGCCTTGAACGTATAAAAATGCAAATTCCCACCATGTTTCACAAGAGGGAGCACACCCTCAAGGAAATGGTCCATCCCGTAAGGTGTCGGAATGATCGCCCTGTCGAACTTTGTTTTCAGGAGGTTTCCGATACATGATGCATCTGCAAGTACAGGAGCGATATTATCCCCCACATGGTTCAGCCGGATATTCTCAGCCAGCCACTTGCAGGCTGCAGGGTTCTTCTCAAGTGCAATGACCTTTGCGCCCTTTGCTGCAGCGGGAATTGCAAACGGCCCAACCCCGCAGAAGGGGACCAGTACATCCTCACTCTCACGAACCATGGAAGCTACCCTTTTTCTCTCAAAAGCAAGCCTTCCGTTAAAAAAAACATCATTTAGGTCCATCCTGTACCTGAATCCGAATTCCACATGCGTCGTTATCGAACTGTCACCAAGCAGAAGCTCGTACCCTGCAACCCTGTGGTCACCTTCCAGCTTCGTCACCTTGTTGAGCACTGACCTGATGTTACCTCTTTTTGAGGAGATGTACTCTGCAACAGGGACCTTATGACCCTCCAGCTCAGGAGGGATCGATACAACTGCAACATCCCCTATGGCATCAAAACGTTTTGGGACCAGATGACATAGATCTTCAGGAATACCTTCGGGACATTTAAAGTACTTCATTGGAAAGCTTCCGTAATATGCAGAAACCACAACCTTCCAGGGATCATCAGTAAACTCTTGTAGATTTGATGTTCATAAATTCATAGAATCCGAACTTTGAAAGTTCTCTTCCGATTCCGCTTTTCTTCACACCACCAAACGGCATGTTAGCCTGTGGTCTGAAAAAACCATTCACACCAACAACACCGGCCTGGATCTGACAGGCAAGGGAGGATGCTTTCACTTCATCGGAGCTCCAGACACTTGCACCCAGCCCGAACTCAGTTGCATTCGCGATCTTTAAAGCCTCTACCTCATCATTAACTGAAATGATAGGAGCTATAGGGCCGAATGTTTCTTCCTTCATGACCTCCATTTCTGTGGTCACATTTGACAATACCACCGGTGAGAAATAGTAACCTTCACCTTCCACAATCCCACCCTCAAGTTCCACTTTTGCACCCATTGAAACTGCTTCATGTACCTGTTCTTCAAGCAGTAAGACTTGATCCTCACTTACCAGCGGCCCAAGGTCTGTTTCAGGATCTATTGGATCGCCACGCTTAAGCGCACGGGTCTTCTCCACAAAGAGGTTTGTGAACTCATCCACAACTGATTCGGCCACAATGAAGCGCTTGGAAGAGATACAGGTCTGTCCCGTGTTGATAAAACGGCCTGCAACCGCGACCTTTGCCGCCTCCTCGAGATCTGCATCATCCAGTACGATGAAAGGATCACTGCCACCGAGCTCAAGGACACATTTCTTCATGTTCCTGCCGGCTGCTTCAGCCACCTTCTGACCTGAAGGCAGGCTGCCGGTGAATGAAACTGCTGCAATCTCCGGCCTTGTGATCAGTGAGGATGCCGTTGCACCGTCCACGAGAAGGGTCTGGAACACACCTTCCGGAACTCCTGCCTTCTCAAAGACATCCTGGATCTTGAGGGCACACATAGGAACATAACTGGAATGTTTCAGCAACATTGTGTTGCCGCCTGCAAGTACATGGGAAGCAGCACTCAGGACCTGCCAGATCGGGAAGTTCCAGGGCTTGATGGCTAGAATGGTACCCATGGGCTCAAATGATATCAGGGCAGAGGGATCATCATCCACTACCTCAGGCTCCATTAGGGATTCAATGTTCTCTGCAAAATAGTCGAACATGGTAGCGCATTTCTCAACCTCAGGAAGGGCCTGTTTTATGGGTTTGCCCATTTCCCTTGTAATGGTCTCTGCAAGTTCCTGCTTGTCCTTTCGAAGCACAGCAGCCACTTCCTCGAGATAAACTGCCCGCTCTGCAGGAGCAAGTGAGCTCCATTCAAGAAATGCATCACCTGCTTTTTTGAGGATAGTGTCGACCTCCTCAGGAGAGTGCATCTCAAACTCACCATTGACCTTCCCTGTAGCGGGATTGACCGATATCATCGAATTCATGGTTGGGAATTGTTACTGATTCGATATAAGTGAGGCGGATTTGAACCTGATATCGCAAGATCATACCAGCCCACTTCATGACACATAACACCAGATCAAAGCTTAACGACCCTATTAAGAGAAAGCTACATACACTTAAGGTTGGAAGGGGTCAACCGAATACATATAAATGCATAAACTCCAAATATATCGTCATGCAGCAATTACTTGACACAGCAGAGAAGATCAGGACGATGGAAATACGTGGAGCAGGAAGAATAGCTGAAGCCGCTTCTGCTGCACTTCGTGATTATGTACTGGACCTGAAGGTCACCAACATAAAGGATTTCAACAAGAAGGTCGACGAGGCTGCCAATATCCTCATCCAGACAAGACCTACAGCCGTATCACTCCCAAATGCAGTTCAGATCACTAAACGCCACACTTCAGAAGATGTTGCAGGAGCAAGGGAAGAGATACTGCACAACGCAGAAGTATTCCTGAAGCAGGCAGGAGAAGCTCTTGAAAGGATGGGAAAGATCGGTGCCAAAAGGATACATGACGGCGACGTCATCATGACACACTGCAACTCCCACGCAGCGCTTTCTGTTATATCCACAGCCTTCAAACAGGGCAAGGACATCTCGGTCATTGCGACTGAATCACGCCCAAGGAGACAGGGATTCATTACTATAAGGGAACTGAACGACTACGGAATCCCTACCACATTGATAGTGGATTCTGCTGTCAGGTATTGCATGAAGGAGGTCGACACCGTAATAGTCGGTGCGGATGCCATTACGGTAAATGGTGCCCTTGTGAACAAGGTCGGGACCTCACAGCTTGCACATGCTGCACA
This genomic stretch from Methanococcoides sp. LMO-2 harbors:
- a CDS encoding 50S ribosomal protein L11 — translated: MASVVEALVPGGKANPGPPLGPALGPLGVNIKDVIDQINEKTKDYNGMQVPVKVIVDDDKSIEIEVGTPPTSALILKELNIEKGSGESGTVNVGDLKIAQAAKIARMKKDDILSYSLKAAVKEVMGTCVPMGVTVEGLDPRECQKAVDEGQFDEALAAEAW
- a CDS encoding class I SAM-dependent methyltransferase family protein, encoding MKYFKCPEGIPEDLCHLVPKRFDAIGDVAVVSIPPELEGHKVPVAEYISSKRGNIRSVLNKVTKLEGDHRVAGYELLLGDSSITTHVEFGFRYRMDLNDVFFNGRLAFERKRVASMVRESEDVLVPFCGVGPFAIPAAAKGAKVIALEKNPAACKWLAENIRLNHVGDNIAPVLADASCIGNLLKTKFDRAIIPTPYGMDHFLEGVLPLVKHGGNLHFYTFKAREDVGEVIDHCSEMGLEVTGYRRCGNVAPGISRWVLDMLKL
- the ftsZ gene encoding cell division protein FtsZ, coding for MKSIVEEALARSAEEGDIRSVAPQQNDINAELEAMLRDLQTNIKVIGCGGGGSNSAQRMAQEGIKGAELVAINTDAQHLLNVSTESKILIGKKKTRGLGAGSLPQIGEDAALESIDEVRGIVDGTDMVFITAGLGGGTGTGSAPVVAEAARDTGALTIAVVTLPFAVEGQVRRTNAEAGLERLRDVADTVIVVPNDKLLEVVPRLPLQAAFKVSDEVLMRAVKGITELITKPGLVNLDFADVRTVMQNGGVAMIGLGEADGENKAVESVQKALRSPLLDVDISGATSALVNVVGGPDMTIAEAESVVQEVYSRIDPNARLIWGAQVDPELEHSVRTMLVVTGVKSPQIYGSGSSQNVTRKYGIDFVK
- a CDS encoding ribose 1,5-bisphosphate isomerase, which codes for MQQLLDTAEKIRTMEIRGAGRIAEAASAALRDYVLDLKVTNIKDFNKKVDEAANILIQTRPTAVSLPNAVQITKRHTSEDVAGAREEILHNAEVFLKQAGEALERMGKIGAKRIHDGDVIMTHCNSHAALSVISTAFKQGKDISVIATESRPRRQGFITIRELNDYGIPTTLIVDSAVRYCMKEVDTVIVGADAITVNGALVNKVGTSQLAHAAHEARKNVLSVAETFKFSPNTILGDMIDIEERSADEVIDQEILAELPNVKVKNPAFDITPAEYIDMIITEVGAFPPQMAYTIIKEHLGWELSHMG
- a CDS encoding D-aminoacyl-tRNA deacylase, coding for MQKTIDKENPANIIIICSTVDMAGQNIKGHLLNLREWDQPEVPLPLVEDVSEVYESGNFRIVEVKEHHIYQDGIDRKLKEAGLPCDLIVFASKHRSADGRRLLTSHFTGNPGSADFGGNPGELAMTAPFALRSILLSMSEKADDIGFDVSMESTHHGPSDLSVPSVYAEIGSSESEWVNTDAGAIVARAILGVKQEVCPVVLGFGGGHYAARQTNLIFGSDVTFGHNFPDYQIQHVDEELFRQAVEKSGADLVYCDRKSMSSKDRKKISDLAEASGLELLRESDIMEMKGLHLGDFRIFLDKVREHDPSGRVKFSDGFRKRLNEERSDEWDLDDVSVTTVKMDPQLIKLTKSVDLAALKKVLQSSDMVYFELGDATVSNVFFTFWKQDAESFLTFMLNECIKILKERYDTEYIFDENVLCITDDRFNPDLARKMGVPPGPMFGKLAGGEPVTVDGRIIEPGMVRERVNKSFVLNNAIF
- a CDS encoding 50S ribosomal protein L10, which gives rise to MMAEVHHSEHIPKWKKDEIEDIKNLIESYPLVGVVGIGGIPAKQLQSMRRSLKDVAVLKVSRNTLIKRALDESSDDIKKMDDFIEVQTALIFTEQNPFKLFKLLEKSKSPSPIKGGMVTPNDIIVEAGPTSFPPGPILGDLQAAGIPAAIDGGKVVVRETSAVAKAGEAVSQKLAAMLTRLEIYPLEVGLDLRAVMEEGSIFTPDVLAIDEEQVFADFVQASQQAFNLSVNAVYPTSENISTLLAKAAAESKNLGINAVVFEPDVMGSLLGKAQCEMLSVASVASGKDEGAVDDELKEALGAAASAAPVESAAEEVVEEKEEEKEEEEEGGMAAGLGALFG
- a CDS encoding NAD-dependent succinate-semialdehyde dehydrogenase → MNSMISVNPATGKVNGEFEMHSPEEVDTILKKAGDAFLEWSSLAPAERAVYLEEVAAVLRKDKQELAETITREMGKPIKQALPEVEKCATMFDYFAENIESLMEPEVVDDDPSALISFEPMGTILAIKPWNFPIWQVLSAASHVLAGGNTMLLKHSSYVPMCALKIQDVFEKAGVPEGVFQTLLVDGATASSLITRPEIAAVSFTGSLPSGQKVAEAAGRNMKKCVLELGGSDPFIVLDDADLEEAAKVAVAGRFINTGQTCISSKRFIVAESVVDEFTNLFVEKTRALKRGDPIDPETDLGPLVSEDQVLLLEEQVHEAVSMGAKVELEGGIVEGEGYYFSPVVLSNVTTEMEVMKEETFGPIAPIISVNDEVEALKIANATEFGLGASVWSSDEVKASSLACQIQAGVVGVNGFFRPQANMPFGGVKKSGIGRELSKFGFYEFMNIKSTRVY
- a CDS encoding protein translocase SEC61 complex subunit gamma; protein product: MFEAPKINRNVGQVLKSYLRVLKLSKKPSGEEFSMISKVAGAGILVIGFVGFVIYILLTEVPKWV
- a CDS encoding 50S ribosomal protein L1, which translates into the protein MVEETTLNMVKELVEGSPERKFSESVDLAINLKNLDMSQPKNRVDEEIILPNGLGKSLKIAVFAKGEVGLNAKEAGSDYVLTEEDIKELGEDKSRARSLANECDFFISEVQYMPLIGKTLGAILGPRGKMPVPLTPDKNVTDLINSTKNSIRIRSKDRLTFHVSVGRRDMDVEKLAENIETVLYRIEQSLEKGKHNLKSVYVTTTMGKSVRLV
- a CDS encoding transcription elongation factor Spt5 is translated as MVEDAAIFVVKTTANQERSVAGMLAQVARKDNLDIRAIIAPDELKGYVLLESSDSGAVEQAIQTVPHARAVVKGQSSIAEIEHFLTPKPTVTGIVEGAIIEVTSGPFKGEKARVKRVDEGHEEITVELFDAVVPIPITIRGDTVRILSKEEE
- the rpl12p gene encoding 50S ribosomal protein P1, encoding MEYIYAALLLHNAEKDITEEAVTAVLTAAGVDVNEARAKALVAALEDVDIADAMATAAVAAPAAAAPAAAAEEAAEEAPAEEEKAEEEESGMAGLGALFG